In Bacteroidetes bacterium GWF2_43_63, the genomic stretch AGTGTCACCGGAAACGCCACGATCGACTGTGCAGCAGGAGCCAATTTCAACATTGTCTTCAATTACAACGCGACCACAACCTTCCAGTTTGTCGTAGAAATCCGGTCTGCGTTTAAAATAAAAAGCTTCGCCACCAATCACGGTACCGCTGTTTATAATCACATTGTCGCCAATGACCGTATCTGCATGAATTGTAGCATTGGCCATAATGATGCAATTGCGGCCGATTTTAACATTATGTCCAACAAAAACCAGAGGCTCAATGATGGTGCCTTCACCAATTTCGGCACTTGGGCTAATGGAAGACTGTGAAGGAATAAAGGGTTTGAAGTGCCTGGCAAGCTTCACATAATCGCGGAACGGATCGTCCGAAATAATGAGGGCTTTCCCTGCAGGAGCTTCTACGTCTTTGTTAATAATCACTGTTGTGGCTGCAGATTCCAGCACCTTCGTATAATACTTCGGATGATCAACAAAAGAAAGATCTCCTGGTTCAACGCTGTGAATTTCATTCAATCCTGTGACAATAAAATCGGGAGAGCCCTTCATCTGAACCGTTTTGGCACCGATGATGTCAACCATTTGCTGTAAAGTGTAGTTTTTGGAGAATTTCATGGAACAGTAGTTACTGGTTATTCTTTCACACGTTCGGAATATTCTCCGGTACGGGTATCGACTTTAATTTTATCGCCTGTGTTAACAAAAAGAGGAATTCCAATGCTGGCACCTGTTTCCAAAGTTGCCCGCTTCAGAGAATTCGTTGCCGTATCGCCTTTCACACCAGGCTCGCTGTATGTGATTTCAAGCGCTACAAATGGAGGCAGTTCGCAGCTGAGCGGAGATTCGGTATCGGCATGAAAAACAACTTCGACGGCCTGACCTTCTTTCAAAAACTGGGGAGCATTGATGAGTTCCTCCTCAAGAGAAAACTGCTCATAGGTTTCCTGATGCATGAAAAAATAGGTCTTATCCTCTTTGTACAAATACTGATAAGGCCTGCGTTCGACTCTTTGAATTTCAATCTTGAAGCCCGAAGGGAACGTGTTTGGAATCACACGGCCAGTGGTAAGGCTTTTCAGGCGGGTACGCACAAAAGCTGCACCTTTTCCAGGTTTAACATGCTGAAATTCAATAACAACATACAAGTCGTTGTTGAAAGAAATACAAAGTCCGTTTTTAATATCTGCCGTTGTTGCCATTGATAATTTTTTGCAGCTGCAAAATTACACATTTTGCTCATTGGTCAAACACTCTTTCAGATATTAACCTGATTATTCGACTCCTGCCGTTTTTTTGGAAAAAGAAATATTTATTCAAGCTGCTACTGATTTTATGCAAAACGACATGTTCTGACATATGCTTTTTCGAATATATTTAACGTTTTATCATATATATCTGTGTTTTCATCTAAAATATGTAGAAGACCTTGATTTCTGAACATCAATGTCGTATATTTAAGAAATGTTTTTTTAAAGCCAGAAAGCATGATTTTAAGTTTACTCAACACTTCATTTTTTAACTTTTGGCTACCTGAAATATTTCACATTAGGGGGACTATACTTTTAGCTTCTAATGTTGTCAAAGATTCGTTAGTTTCACGCACCAGAAAGCTTTTTCAAGAAAAGACACCGGAATATGTTTTCGTTTCATCTCACACCTGAAACGCACAAAATATCGAGCCATGAAAAAATTTTACAAGATTATCGGGTTACGGTTTCAGTTTGGACGGCTACCGGCAAGATTGCCGGCATTGCTGTTCATAGTTGCAACTCTTCTTGCAGCTCCGGTATCGACCAGCGCCCAGTCAGGGCTGTGCGATCCGACTGTTCCGTTTTTCACAGTTGATCTAACGGCAAGTCCATCCGGGACATGGATTTCGCCAACTGTTGTACGCACCGACAATTGTTGCGGCACAACAAGTCCGGATCGATGTCTTGAATTTGAAATTACATTGAACACCGGGACCATTGCCATCAATTTCGATATTGCTTCAGGAGCTGTTCCTCCAGGGGCTATGTTTTATCAAATCGACTGCGGCCCTCCGGTACAGGTTGGAACACCCATCTGCTTAACTGGTCCCGGCCCGTACACACTCACCTTCTGTAAGCCGGGAAACAACCCAAACACCTATGCAATTATCGCTCTTCCTGAACCATCGGTTGGTCCTCCTGTTTATGCGAGCAGCACTTGTCCCGCCAGTATCTGGGTTGATGGACTGGTGCCAGGAACAATCACCTGGACCGATATCACCGGAGGAGGTCTGTACAATTCCTACCTCAGCTGCACCGGCTGTGCTTCGCCAATTGTTACTCCTGCCGCCGGACATCCGGCTTATGTCGATTATGTAGCCTGCGGAACCATTGCGGCAGGTGCATGTTCAGGATCTTCTACTTTCTGCGACACTGTGCGTGTGAATATGTTCGATCCAATTGAAGCAACTGTAAACCCAAATCCTGCCTTTTTCTGTCCTTCGGAT encodes the following:
- a CDS encoding UDP-3-O-(3-hydroxymyristoyl)glucosamine N-acyltransferase, producing MKFSKNYTLQQMVDIIGAKTVQMKGSPDFIVTGLNEIHSVEPGDLSFVDHPKYYTKVLESAATTVIINKDVEAPAGKALIISDDPFRDYVKLARHFKPFIPSQSSISPSAEIGEGTIIEPLVFVGHNVKIGRNCIIMANATIHADTVIGDNVIINSGTVIGGEAFYFKRRPDFYDKLEGCGRVVIEDNVEIGSCCTVDRGVSGDTTVGWGSKLDNHIQVGHDTIIGRNCLISSQVGIAGVVKLEDDVILWGQVGVQKDLVIGKGAVVLGQSGVAKSIEGGKTYFGSPVRDAVDKMKELAMIKRLPEIFEKLK
- a CDS encoding elongation factor P, with protein sequence MATTADIKNGLCISFNNDLYVVIEFQHVKPGKGAAFVRTRLKSLTTGRVIPNTFPSGFKIEIQRVERRPYQYLYKEDKTYFFMHQETYEQFSLEEELINAPQFLKEGQAVEVVFHADTESPLSCELPPFVALEITYSEPGVKGDTATNSLKRATLETGASIGIPLFVNTGDKIKVDTRTGEYSERVKE